The following are encoded together in the Rhizobium tumorigenes genome:
- a CDS encoding NAD(P)H-hydrate dehydratase: protein MTHTIAELLLTPQSMAAVDKAAAASGIDSFGLMQKAGRAVAAAALRDYPEALRYAVLCGPGNNGGDGYVAALALHECGAEVAVYHLGDTAVLKGDAARAFAACPVAGSPLGAYLPRAGDLVIDAIFGAGLARAVPGAVAAVIERTHAASIPVIAVDLPSGVNGATGMVLGAAFRASHTVSFMTRKPGHLLMPGRELCGTLEIFDIGIPARLVRENADGLIAENTPEQWRSAVPEALVETHKYKRGHLVVFSVSETATGAARMSAMAGLKAGAGLVTIASSKAALKVNAGALTAIMLREIDDRAALEEWLDDARLSTFVLGPGFGTGEKARQFVAALVDRHLVLDADGITSFKDDPSALFDAFAAGPTHLVLTPHEGEFGRLFPDIAGDEALGKVEKAIAAARRSHAAIVYKGADTVIASPDGRALINCNAPPWLATAGSGDVLAGIIGGLLAQGMPAFEAAAGGVWLHGEAGSRAGKGLTAEDLMGQVRPL from the coding sequence ATGACACACACCATAGCTGAACTCCTCCTGACACCCCAATCGATGGCGGCGGTCGACAAGGCCGCTGCGGCTTCAGGAATTGACTCTTTCGGATTGATGCAGAAAGCCGGCCGGGCGGTGGCGGCTGCTGCCTTGCGGGATTATCCGGAGGCGCTGCGATACGCGGTCCTGTGCGGCCCCGGCAATAACGGCGGCGACGGCTATGTCGCTGCCCTGGCGCTGCACGAGTGTGGTGCCGAGGTTGCCGTATATCACCTCGGAGATACAGCCGTGCTGAAAGGCGATGCGGCACGCGCCTTTGCCGCCTGTCCGGTTGCGGGCTCGCCGCTCGGTGCCTATCTGCCCCGGGCCGGCGACCTCGTCATCGATGCGATTTTCGGTGCCGGCCTCGCGCGCGCCGTACCTGGCGCCGTCGCAGCCGTGATCGAACGGACACATGCGGCTTCCATCCCGGTGATCGCCGTCGATCTGCCGTCGGGCGTCAACGGCGCGACCGGCATGGTTTTGGGAGCCGCCTTCCGCGCTTCCCATACGGTGAGCTTCATGACGCGCAAACCCGGTCATCTGCTGATGCCGGGCAGGGAACTGTGCGGCACGCTCGAGATCTTCGACATCGGCATCCCGGCCCGCCTCGTCCGGGAAAACGCCGACGGGCTGATCGCCGAGAACACGCCGGAACAGTGGCGGTCGGCCGTGCCTGAGGCTTTGGTGGAAACCCACAAATACAAACGCGGGCATCTTGTCGTCTTTTCCGTCAGCGAGACGGCGACGGGTGCTGCCCGCATGTCGGCCATGGCGGGTCTGAAAGCTGGGGCAGGGCTGGTCACCATCGCCTCTTCCAAAGCCGCGCTCAAAGTCAATGCCGGGGCGTTGACGGCGATCATGCTGCGCGAGATCGATGACAGAGCCGCTCTCGAGGAGTGGCTCGACGATGCGCGGCTATCGACTTTCGTTCTCGGCCCGGGTTTTGGCACAGGCGAAAAAGCACGGCAGTTCGTGGCGGCGCTGGTGGATCGCCATCTCGTGCTCGACGCGGACGGCATCACTTCCTTCAAGGACGATCCATCTGCGCTCTTCGATGCTTTTGCGGCAGGGCCGACGCATCTGGTGCTGACGCCGCACGAAGGCGAGTTCGGCCGTCTTTTCCCGGATATCGCCGGGGATGAAGCTCTCGGCAAGGTCGAGAAGGCAATCGCAGCCGCAAGGCGCTCGCATGCGGCAATCGTCTACAAAGGCGCAGATACGGTCATTGCCTCGCCGGACGGGCGGGCGCTGATCAACTGCAATGCACCGCCATGGCTGGCAACTGCCGGTTCCGGCGATGTCCTGGCGGGGATCATCGGCGGACTTCTGGCGCAGGGCATGCCGGCCTTCGAGGCCGCGGCCGGCGGTGTCTGGCTGCACGGCGAAGCGGGAAGCCGGGCCGGCAAGGGGCTGACGGCAGAAGACCTGATGGGCCAAGTCCGCCCGCTCTGA
- a CDS encoding extracellular solute-binding protein produces MRALRVAIYLAAAMLCKTAQADPVHGLAMHGDPAMAADFKALPYVNPTVRKGGHISYGVVGTFDNLNPFILKSMRTTARGMWDPDYGNIVYETLMQRSRDEPFTLYGLLAQTAEWDDKRSYIQFNLNPAAKWSDGQPVTPDDVIFSFNLLRDKGRVPYSNRLNAVAKMEKVGEHSARFTFNDKADRETPMIIASSTPILPQHAIDPDRFDQTTLVAPIGSGPYRVKTVNPGDSIVFARNPDYWGKDIPAKVGVDNYDLLTVHYFLQENTLFEAFKKGDVDIYADGSPGHWANAYDFPAARSGEVVKDVFNPKLPSGMFGFVFNTRRPIFANVKVREGLSLAFDFEWVNKNLSSGAYTRTESYWQGSDLSSFGVPADARELEMLGPISKRIDPAVLDGTYKLPVSNGSGRDRTVLHRAVDLLKAGGYTIKDGKMVDAGGHQLAFEIMTQNADQERLAIAYRRTLNLLGIEVAIRTVDDSQYQRRTISFDYDIIIKSFTSSLSPGIEQVGRWGSVARDRQGSENFAGVADPDVDALISHILSARGVEDFRDAVRSFDRLLLSGHYFVPLYHIDQQYVARHKRIGHPDVTPLYGYQLPVWWDASVQ; encoded by the coding sequence ATGCGAGCGCTCCGGGTCGCGATTTATCTAGCTGCGGCAATGCTTTGCAAGACCGCTCAGGCGGACCCCGTGCACGGCCTTGCCATGCACGGCGATCCCGCGATGGCCGCCGACTTCAAGGCCCTCCCTTACGTCAATCCGACCGTCAGGAAGGGCGGCCATATCAGCTACGGGGTGGTCGGCACCTTCGACAATCTCAACCCGTTCATCCTCAAAAGCATGCGGACGACAGCGCGCGGCATGTGGGATCCGGACTACGGCAACATCGTCTACGAAACGCTGATGCAGCGCTCGCGCGACGAGCCATTCACCCTCTACGGTCTGCTTGCACAGACGGCAGAATGGGACGACAAACGGTCCTATATCCAGTTCAACCTCAATCCTGCCGCCAAGTGGTCGGATGGCCAGCCGGTGACGCCGGATGATGTGATCTTCAGCTTCAACCTTTTGCGGGACAAGGGCCGCGTGCCCTACTCGAACCGGCTGAATGCCGTTGCCAAGATGGAGAAGGTCGGCGAGCACAGTGCGCGCTTCACCTTCAACGACAAGGCCGACCGCGAGACGCCGATGATCATCGCCAGCTCGACGCCAATCCTGCCGCAGCATGCGATCGATCCGGATAGATTCGACCAGACGACGCTGGTAGCACCCATCGGGTCCGGGCCTTACCGGGTGAAAACGGTGAACCCCGGCGACAGCATCGTCTTCGCGCGCAACCCCGATTATTGGGGCAAGGATATTCCGGCCAAGGTCGGGGTCGACAACTACGACCTGTTGACCGTTCACTATTTCCTGCAGGAAAACACGCTGTTCGAGGCATTCAAGAAGGGCGATGTCGACATCTATGCGGATGGCAGCCCCGGCCACTGGGCAAACGCTTATGATTTTCCGGCGGCGCGCTCCGGCGAGGTTGTGAAGGATGTCTTCAATCCCAAGCTTCCCAGCGGCATGTTCGGATTCGTCTTCAACACGCGGCGGCCAATCTTTGCCAATGTGAAAGTCCGCGAGGGCCTATCGCTGGCCTTCGATTTCGAGTGGGTCAACAAGAACCTCTCGTCAGGCGCCTATACGCGAACGGAGAGCTATTGGCAGGGCTCCGACCTATCTTCTTTCGGCGTGCCAGCCGATGCCCGAGAGCTCGAAATGCTGGGTCCCATCAGCAAACGCATCGATCCGGCCGTGCTCGATGGCACCTATAAACTGCCGGTCAGCAACGGCTCCGGCCGCGACCGTACAGTCCTTCACCGGGCCGTGGATCTGCTCAAGGCAGGTGGATACACGATCAAGGATGGCAAGATGGTCGATGCCGGCGGGCATCAGCTGGCGTTCGAGATCATGACACAGAATGCCGACCAGGAGAGACTGGCCATCGCCTACCGGAGAACGCTGAACCTGCTGGGTATCGAGGTGGCGATCCGCACCGTCGACGATTCGCAGTATCAGCGCCGGACAATCAGCTTCGACTACGACATCATCATCAAATCGTTCACATCCTCCCTCTCGCCGGGCATCGAGCAGGTCGGCCGATGGGGCTCGGTGGCGCGCGATCGACAGGGCAGCGAGAACTTTGCGGGCGTTGCCGATCCCGATGTGGATGCGTTGATCAGCCACATCCTATCGGCGCGCGGCGTTGAGGATTTTCGCGATGCCGTCCGTTCGTTCGACAGGCTGTTGCTTTCCGGCCATTACTTCGTGCCGCTCTATCATATCGACCAGCAATATGTAGCACGGCACAAGCGGATAGGGCATCCGGATGTCACTCCCTTGTACGGCTATCAGCTGCCTGTGTGGTGGGATGCTTCGGTGCAGTGA
- the glnA gene encoding type I glutamate--ammonia ligase, translated as MTTANEILKQIKDNDVKFVDLRFTDPKGKLQHVTMDVSCVDEDMFADGVMFDGSSIVGWKAINESDMVLMPDTETVHMDPFFAQSTMVILCDILDPVSGESYNRDPRGTAKKAEAYLKASGIGDTIFVGPEPEFFVFDDVKYKADPYNTGFKLDSSELPSNDDTDYETGNLGHRPRVKGGYFPVPPIDSCQDMRSEMLTVLGEMGVVVEKHHHEVAAGQHELGVKFDTLVRNADKIQIYKYVVHQVANAYGKTATFMPKPIFGDNGSGMHVHQSIWKGGKPTFAGDEYAGLSESCLYYIGGIIKHAKAINAFTNPSTNSYKRLVPGYEAPVLLAYSARNRSASCRIPFGSNPKAKRVEVRFPDPTANPYLAFAAMLMAGLDGIKNKIHPGKPMDKDLYDLPPKELKKIPTVCASLREALENLDRDRKFLTAGGVFDDDQIDSFIELKMVEVMRYEMTPHPVEFDMYYSA; from the coding sequence ATGACGACCGCAAACGAAATTCTGAAGCAGATCAAGGACAACGACGTCAAGTTCGTCGACCTGCGCTTTACGGACCCGAAGGGCAAGCTGCAGCACGTTACGATGGACGTTTCCTGCGTCGATGAAGACATGTTCGCCGATGGTGTCATGTTCGACGGGTCCTCCATCGTCGGATGGAAGGCCATCAACGAATCCGACATGGTGCTCATGCCCGACACGGAAACGGTTCACATGGACCCGTTCTTCGCGCAGTCGACCATGGTCATCCTCTGCGACATCCTGGACCCGGTTTCCGGTGAATCCTACAATCGTGATCCGCGCGGCACCGCCAAGAAGGCAGAAGCCTACCTCAAGGCTTCCGGCATCGGCGACACGATCTTCGTTGGCCCGGAGCCTGAGTTCTTCGTATTCGACGACGTCAAGTACAAGGCCGATCCCTACAACACCGGCTTCAAGCTCGATTCCAGCGAACTGCCGTCGAACGACGACACGGACTACGAGACCGGCAACCTCGGTCACCGTCCCCGCGTCAAGGGCGGCTATTTTCCGGTTCCGCCGATCGACAGCTGCCAGGACATGCGCTCCGAGATGCTGACCGTTCTCGGCGAAATGGGCGTCGTTGTTGAAAAGCACCACCATGAAGTGGCTGCGGGACAGCATGAACTCGGCGTCAAGTTCGATACACTGGTGCGCAACGCCGACAAGATCCAGATCTACAAGTACGTCGTCCATCAGGTCGCCAATGCCTATGGCAAGACGGCGACTTTCATGCCGAAGCCGATCTTTGGCGATAACGGCTCGGGCATGCATGTGCACCAGTCGATCTGGAAGGGTGGCAAGCCAACCTTCGCGGGCGACGAATATGCCGGCCTGTCGGAATCCTGCCTCTACTACATCGGCGGTATCATCAAGCACGCGAAGGCTATCAACGCATTCACAAACCCGTCGACGAATTCCTACAAGCGTCTCGTCCCGGGCTACGAGGCTCCGGTCCTGCTTGCCTATTCGGCTCGTAACCGTTCGGCTTCTTGCCGTATTCCCTTCGGCTCCAACCCGAAGGCGAAGCGCGTCGAAGTTCGCTTTCCGGATCCGACTGCCAACCCATACTTGGCGTTCGCCGCCATGCTGATGGCCGGCCTCGACGGCATCAAGAACAAGATCCATCCCGGCAAGCCGATGGACAAGGATCTGTACGACCTGCCGCCGAAGGAACTGAAGAAGATCCCGACCGTCTGCGCATCGCTGCGTGAAGCGCTGGAAAACCTCGATCGGGACCGCAAGTTCCTGACCGCCGGCGGCGTATTCGACGACGACCAGATCGATTCGTTCATCGAGCTGAAGATGGTGGAGGTCATGCGCTACGAAATGACACCCCATCCGGTCGAATTCGACATGTACTACTCGGCCTAG
- a CDS encoding DUF72 domain-containing protein, with product MTASGTIRTGIGGWTFEPWRGTFFPDDLKQKDELRYASSKLKVIEVNGTYYATQKPATFAKWASEVPDGFIFSLKATRYVTNRKILAEAGESMDRFLKSGISELGDRLGPLLWQFAPTKKFDADDFEGFLKLLPQKQDGLPLRHVVEVRHDSFKVPEFVALLEKYHVAPVCADHHDYPMIADVTADFVYSRLQKGSDEIKTCYPPKELKEWAERLETWAKGKVPADLPLIDSEREVKVQPRDVFAFMIHDGKVNAPQGAIALQGVLAQL from the coding sequence ATGACAGCGTCAGGCACCATTCGGACCGGCATTGGCGGCTGGACGTTCGAGCCCTGGCGCGGGACGTTCTTCCCGGACGATCTCAAGCAGAAGGACGAGTTGCGCTACGCCAGCAGCAAGCTGAAGGTGATTGAGGTCAACGGTACCTACTATGCGACTCAGAAACCGGCGACCTTCGCAAAATGGGCCTCCGAGGTGCCGGATGGCTTCATATTCAGCCTTAAGGCGACGCGCTACGTTACCAATCGCAAAATACTTGCGGAAGCCGGGGAATCGATGGACCGGTTTCTGAAGTCCGGGATCAGCGAGCTCGGCGACCGGCTCGGTCCGTTGCTGTGGCAGTTTGCACCAACAAAGAAATTCGATGCCGATGACTTCGAAGGCTTTCTGAAGCTCCTGCCGCAGAAGCAAGACGGACTACCGCTGCGGCACGTCGTCGAGGTGCGCCACGATTCCTTCAAGGTGCCGGAGTTCGTCGCGCTGCTGGAGAAATACCACGTGGCCCCGGTTTGTGCCGACCATCACGACTATCCGATGATCGCCGATGTCACCGCCGATTTCGTCTACAGCCGCCTGCAAAAGGGCTCCGACGAGATCAAGACCTGTTATCCGCCGAAGGAACTTAAAGAGTGGGCGGAGCGCCTTGAAACCTGGGCAAAGGGCAAGGTGCCCGCCGACCTGCCGTTGATCGATAGCGAGCGCGAGGTGAAGGTCCAGCCACGGGATGTGTTCGCCTTCATGATCCACGATGGAAAGGTCAACGCACCGCAGGGCGCCATTGCCCTGCAGGGGGTACTGGCCCAATTATAG
- a CDS encoding P-II family nitrogen regulator → MKKIEAIIKPFKLDEVKEALQEVGLQGITVTEAKGFGRQKGHTELYRGAEYVVDFLPKVKVEVVLADENAEAVIDAIRKAAQTGRIGDGKIFVSNIEEVIRIRTGETGIDAI, encoded by the coding sequence ATGAAAAAGATCGAAGCGATCATAAAGCCATTCAAGCTGGACGAAGTGAAGGAAGCCCTTCAGGAAGTCGGCTTGCAGGGTATCACTGTCACGGAAGCCAAGGGTTTCGGTCGCCAGAAAGGTCACACGGAACTCTACCGTGGTGCCGAATATGTCGTCGATTTCCTTCCGAAAGTGAAGGTCGAAGTTGTGTTGGCAGACGAAAATGCCGAAGCGGTTATTGACGCGATCCGCAAGGCGGCGCAGACCGGACGAATTGGCGACGGAAAGATCTTCGTTTCCAATATCGAAGAGGTCATCCGAATCCGTACGGGAGAGACGGGTATCGATGCCATCTAA
- the hspQ gene encoding heat shock protein HspQ — protein MKQKDAKFNIGEVVRHRVFPFRGVVFDVDPEFANTEEWWNAIPTEVRPSKDQPFYHLLAENEETEYVAYVSEQNLVSDDSGEPLRNPQVYQIFDRKTTGELKPKMSFAH, from the coding sequence ATGAAACAAAAAGATGCAAAATTCAATATCGGCGAAGTGGTCCGGCATCGGGTCTTTCCGTTCAGAGGCGTCGTGTTCGACGTCGATCCGGAGTTCGCGAACACGGAAGAATGGTGGAATGCCATTCCGACCGAGGTTCGTCCCAGCAAGGACCAGCCGTTCTATCACCTGCTGGCTGAAAACGAGGAGACGGAATATGTCGCTTATGTTTCAGAGCAGAACCTCGTCAGCGACGACAGCGGAGAACCGCTCCGCAACCCGCAGGTCTACCAGATCTTCGACCGCAAGACGACCGGCGAACTCAAGCCCAAGATGAGCTTCGCCCACTGA
- a CDS encoding invasion associated locus B family protein, whose product MTFKTDKTIRAALSALALVIGAAAPAFAQDAPAAPADGAAQTPRLGWYKTCAKQDDNDICIVQNLIMANSGQLVTAIGLISIDGKVNRKILQISVPTARLIGPGITMQIDGGKGQKVDYAVCLPDKCTAEIPLTDATIASLKKGTDVTFTSINFRRAPNPIKVSLTGFGAAYDGPAISDTKLAESQRSLQDSMQKKAEEARKKLEDAQKAAKSQ is encoded by the coding sequence ATGACGTTCAAAACTGACAAAACAATTCGCGCGGCTCTGTCTGCACTCGCACTCGTGATCGGCGCTGCCGCGCCCGCTTTTGCGCAGGATGCACCGGCTGCTCCGGCCGATGGCGCCGCTCAGACCCCGCGTCTCGGCTGGTACAAGACATGCGCCAAGCAGGATGACAACGACATCTGCATCGTCCAGAACCTGATCATGGCCAACAGCGGCCAGCTGGTGACGGCAATCGGCCTGATCTCCATCGATGGCAAGGTCAATCGCAAGATCCTGCAGATCTCGGTGCCGACGGCGCGCCTGATTGGACCCGGCATCACCATGCAGATCGATGGCGGCAAGGGACAGAAGGTCGATTACGCCGTATGCCTCCCGGACAAGTGCACGGCTGAAATTCCCCTGACGGATGCCACGATCGCATCGCTGAAGAAGGGCACGGACGTGACCTTCACATCGATCAACTTCCGCCGCGCTCCGAACCCGATCAAGGTGTCCCTGACCGGCTTCGGCGCCGCCTATGACGGCCCGGCGATCTCCGATACCAAGCTCGCAGAAAGCCAGCGCAGCCTGCAGGACAGCATGCAGAAGAAGGCTGAAGAAGCTCGCAAGAAGCTTGAAGACGCCCAGAAGGCAGCGAAGTCCCAGTAA
- the uvrA gene encoding excinuclease ABC subunit UvrA — protein sequence MSELKTISIRGAREHNLKGIDIDLPRNKLIVMTGLSGSGKSSLAFDTIYAEGQRRYVESLSAYARQFLEMMQKPDVDLIEGLSPAISIEQKTTSRNPRSTVGTVTEIYDYMRLLFARVGVPYSPATGLPIESQTVSQMVDRVLAFGDGTRLYILAPMVRGRKGEYKKELAELMKKGFQRVKIDGQFYEIADAPALDKKYKHDIDVVVDRIVVRADVAARLADSFETSLRLADGLAVAEFADKPLPPEETSAGGSANKSLNETHERVLFSEKFACPVSGFTIPEIEPRLFSFNNPAGACPSCDGLGSLQKIDPEMIVPEHERTLRDGAIAPWAKSTSPYYNQTLEALGKHYGFKLSSRWSDLPANAKDVILHGTEDKIEFQYADGARAYTTHKNFEGIVPNLERRWKETDSAWAREEIERYMSAAPCPVCAGYRLKPEALAVKIATLHIGKVSEMSIRNARDWFETLPALFTSKQNEIAVRILKEIRDRLRFLNDVGLEYLSLSRNSGTLSGGESQRIRLASQIGSGLTGVLYVLDEPSIGLHQRDNARLLETLKHLRDIGNTVIVVEHDEDAIMQADDVVDIGPAAGIHGGEVIAHGTPQQIMANPNSLTGRYLSGDLGVPVPAERRKLKKGKEIKIFGARGNNLKNVTAAIPLGVFTAVSGVSGGGKSTFLIETLYKSAARRVMGARETPAEHDRIDGFEHIDKVIDIDQSPIGRTPRSNPATYTGAFTPIRDWFSGLPEAKARGYQPGRFSFNVKGGRCEACQGDGVIKIEMHFLPDVYVTCDVCHGKRYNRETLDVTFKSKSIADVLDMTVEEGVDFFSAVPAVRDKLQSLKDVGLGYIKVGQQANTLSGGEAQRVKLAKELSKRSTGRTLYILDEPTTGLHFHDVAKLLEMLHELVNQGNSVVVIEHNLEVIKTADWVLDFGPEGGDGGGEIVAVGTPETIVKEKRSYTGHFLKELLERRPVKKVVAAAE from the coding sequence ATGAGCGAACTGAAGACCATCTCCATCCGGGGTGCGCGTGAGCACAATCTCAAGGGTATCGACATCGATCTGCCGCGCAACAAGCTGATCGTCATGACCGGCCTGTCGGGCTCGGGAAAGTCGTCGCTTGCCTTCGATACGATCTATGCGGAAGGGCAGCGCCGCTATGTCGAGAGCCTGTCGGCCTATGCGCGCCAGTTCCTCGAGATGATGCAGAAACCCGACGTCGACCTTATCGAGGGATTGTCTCCGGCGATCTCCATCGAGCAGAAGACGACGTCGCGCAACCCGCGCTCGACGGTCGGCACTGTTACGGAAATCTACGACTACATGCGCCTGCTGTTTGCGCGCGTCGGCGTGCCCTATTCGCCGGCGACTGGCCTGCCGATCGAGAGCCAGACCGTCAGCCAGATGGTCGACCGCGTGCTGGCCTTCGGTGACGGCACCCGCCTTTATATTCTGGCGCCGATGGTGCGCGGGCGTAAGGGCGAATACAAGAAGGAGCTTGCCGAGCTCATGAAAAAGGGCTTCCAGCGCGTCAAGATCGACGGACAGTTCTACGAGATCGCCGATGCGCCTGCCCTCGACAAAAAGTACAAGCACGACATCGACGTGGTCGTCGACCGCATTGTCGTGCGCGCTGATGTCGCGGCGCGTCTGGCTGACAGCTTCGAGACGTCTCTGCGGCTGGCGGACGGACTGGCTGTTGCGGAGTTTGCCGACAAGCCCCTGCCGCCTGAGGAAACCTCTGCCGGCGGTTCGGCCAACAAGTCCCTGAACGAGACACACGAGCGGGTGTTGTTTTCGGAAAAATTTGCCTGCCCGGTATCCGGCTTTACGATTCCCGAGATCGAACCGCGGCTGTTCTCGTTCAACAACCCGGCCGGCGCCTGCCCTTCCTGCGACGGTCTCGGCTCGCTGCAGAAGATCGATCCCGAGATGATCGTCCCCGAGCATGAGCGCACCCTTCGCGATGGCGCGATTGCACCTTGGGCCAAGTCGACGTCGCCCTATTACAACCAGACGCTGGAAGCGCTCGGCAAGCATTACGGCTTCAAGCTCTCGAGCCGCTGGAGCGACCTGCCAGCCAATGCCAAGGACGTCATCCTGCACGGAACGGAAGACAAGATCGAGTTCCAGTATGCCGACGGCGCTCGGGCCTATACGACGCACAAGAATTTCGAGGGCATCGTGCCCAATCTCGAGCGCCGCTGGAAGGAAACCGACAGCGCCTGGGCCCGCGAGGAGATCGAGCGCTACATGTCTGCGGCGCCCTGCCCCGTCTGCGCCGGCTACCGTCTGAAGCCGGAAGCGCTGGCGGTGAAAATCGCCACGCTGCATATCGGCAAAGTCTCGGAAATGTCGATTCGCAACGCCCGCGACTGGTTCGAGACGCTGCCGGCCCTCTTTACCTCCAAGCAGAACGAAATCGCCGTCCGCATCCTCAAGGAAATCCGCGACCGGCTGCGGTTTCTCAACGATGTCGGGCTGGAATATCTGAGCCTTTCGCGCAACTCAGGAACGCTCTCGGGCGGCGAGAGCCAGCGCATCCGGCTTGCCTCGCAGATCGGCTCCGGCCTTACGGGCGTCCTCTACGTCCTCGACGAGCCTTCCATCGGCCTCCACCAGCGCGACAATGCGCGCCTGCTGGAAACCCTGAAGCATCTGCGCGACATCGGCAACACGGTCATCGTCGTCGAGCATGACGAGGATGCCATCATGCAGGCAGATGATGTCGTCGATATCGGTCCGGCAGCCGGTATCCATGGCGGCGAGGTCATTGCCCATGGCACGCCGCAGCAGATCATGGCGAACCCGAATTCTCTGACCGGCCGCTACCTGTCCGGCGATCTCGGCGTGCCCGTGCCTGCAGAGCGACGCAAGCTCAAGAAGGGCAAGGAAATCAAGATTTTCGGCGCCCGCGGCAACAATCTGAAGAACGTCACGGCTGCGATTCCGCTCGGCGTCTTCACGGCCGTCAGCGGCGTGTCGGGCGGCGGCAAGTCCACCTTCCTGATCGAGACGCTCTACAAGTCGGCAGCCCGCCGCGTCATGGGCGCCCGCGAAACGCCGGCGGAACACGACCGCATAGATGGCTTCGAGCACATCGACAAGGTCATCGATATCGACCAATCGCCGATTGGCCGGACGCCGCGTTCCAACCCGGCCACCTATACCGGTGCCTTCACGCCGATCCGCGACTGGTTTTCCGGATTGCCGGAAGCCAAGGCGCGCGGCTACCAGCCGGGCCGGTTCTCGTTCAACGTCAAGGGCGGACGCTGCGAGGCCTGCCAGGGCGATGGCGTCATCAAGATCGAGATGCACTTCCTGCCCGACGTCTACGTCACCTGCGATGTCTGCCACGGCAAGCGCTATAACCGCGAGACGCTCGATGTCACCTTCAAGAGCAAGTCGATTGCCGACGTGCTCGACATGACTGTCGAAGAAGGCGTCGATTTCTTTTCAGCGGTGCCTGCGGTGCGTGACAAGCTGCAATCGCTGAAGGATGTCGGTCTCGGCTATATCAAGGTCGGCCAGCAGGCCAACACGCTCTCCGGCGGCGAGGCGCAGCGCGTCAAGCTGGCCAAGGAGTTGTCGAAGCGCTCGACCGGGCGCACGCTCTATATCCTCGACGAGCCGACAACAGGGCTTCATTTCCACGATGTCGCCAAGCTGCTAGAAATGCTGCACGAATTGGTCAACCAGGGCAACTCGGTTGTCGTCATCGAGCACAATCTCGAGGTCATAAAGACCGCCGACTGGGTGCTCGACTTCGGCCCCGAAGGTGGCGACGGCGGCGGCGAGATCGTGGCAGTTGGCACGCCTGAGACAATCGTCAAGGAGAAGCGGTCCTACACCGGACATTTCCTCAAGGAATTGCTGGAGCGGCGGCCCGTCAAGAAGGTCGTCGCTGCGGCAGAGTGA
- a CDS encoding DsbA family oxidoreductase — protein sequence MERITIDIVSDVVCPWCYLGKARLELAIAEVQDEVGVDINWRPYRLNPDYPPEGVDQKQKLAEKLGGADKVASAHAMLTGLGREVGIAFNFDAITIGPNTLDAHRLIHWAVTEDRELQNRVVDGLFKANFEEGRNIGDHAVLLDIAEAAGLDRAVIEALLASDADSDLIVAEIESARQMGVNGVPFFIFDQQYAVSGAQTPDVIANALRDIAKTKGEARAALN from the coding sequence ATGGAACGCATCACAATCGATATCGTCTCGGACGTCGTCTGCCCGTGGTGCTACCTTGGCAAGGCGCGGCTCGAACTGGCGATTGCCGAAGTGCAAGACGAAGTTGGTGTCGACATCAACTGGCGCCCTTACCGCCTCAATCCAGATTATCCGCCTGAAGGCGTCGACCAGAAGCAGAAGCTGGCTGAAAAGCTCGGCGGTGCAGACAAGGTGGCCAGCGCTCACGCGATGCTCACAGGTCTTGGCCGCGAGGTCGGCATTGCATTCAACTTCGATGCCATCACCATCGGCCCGAACACGCTCGATGCCCACAGACTGATCCACTGGGCTGTGACCGAAGACCGCGAACTCCAGAACCGGGTTGTTGACGGCCTCTTCAAGGCGAATTTCGAAGAAGGCAGAAATATCGGCGACCACGCCGTGCTTCTCGACATCGCCGAAGCGGCAGGACTGGATCGCGCGGTCATCGAGGCCCTCCTCGCCTCCGATGCCGACAGCGACCTGATCGTCGCGGAAATCGAGTCGGCACGGCAGATGGGCGTAAACGGCGTGCCCTTCTTCATCTTCGACCAGCAATATGCAGTCAGCGGCGCCCAGACGCCGGATGTGATTGCCAATGCGCTGCGCGACATCGCCAAAACGAAGGGCGAGGCCCGCGCGGCACTCAACTAG